A single Balneolaceae bacterium DNA region contains:
- a CDS encoding 2Fe-2S iron-sulfur cluster-binding protein, whose product MPEVFIDGKRFEYEGQPHLLQFILDQGMEVPFFCYHPSMSIPANCRQCLVKVGQPVKDQETGEYELDEDGERKIRWFPKMQTSCSLKIQDGMVVHTQETSEEVTRAQKDNLEFILINHPLDCPICDQAGECPLQIQTYKYGPEGSRFEVKKVHKPKRVELGPRVTLDAERCINCTRCVRFTEEISETHQLTIVSRGDKNYPMTAPGETFDDPYSLNTVDLCPVGALTSSDFRFKARVWEMNQTPSIDVTGGKGTNVDLWTRDNLVLRVTPRQNDHVNDHWMPDEGRMAYRRFNENRVSRPLIKLDGKNRSKTSWNNALATFAEVLEAHDPSELAVIGSPHASVEENYALSKFFDLLGAPAARFTTHIEEGHGDDFLLTDDQAPNTEGCRLLGLDESPTEEIASAVRGAGVAVILADDLLERGVLAEEDLDGTYVIMLATNDTALAAAADLVIPVTCVAEHAASYVNLDGRIQRTYPAKETKYTNRRLNLEMSEGRLDRHGTNFDNWRTDENKVDCLPAWEFLNRLADRIGLAFDLAHSRDIMDEISGHIAAFQGVSYERMDAEQGIPLKQQTTEVNQA is encoded by the coding sequence ATGCCTGAAGTATTCATAGACGGGAAACGATTCGAGTACGAGGGGCAGCCTCACCTGCTGCAGTTTATACTGGACCAGGGTATGGAGGTGCCCTTTTTCTGCTACCATCCCTCCATGTCCATTCCCGCCAACTGCCGGCAGTGCCTGGTAAAAGTGGGCCAGCCCGTCAAGGACCAGGAGACCGGCGAGTACGAGCTGGACGAGGACGGGGAACGCAAGATACGCTGGTTCCCCAAGATGCAGACCTCCTGCTCGCTCAAGATACAGGACGGCATGGTGGTCCACACGCAGGAGACTTCCGAGGAGGTGACCCGCGCCCAGAAGGACAACCTGGAATTCATACTGATCAACCATCCGCTGGACTGCCCCATCTGCGACCAGGCCGGGGAGTGTCCCCTCCAGATCCAGACCTACAAGTACGGTCCCGAAGGCAGCCGCTTCGAGGTCAAGAAGGTGCACAAGCCCAAGCGGGTGGAACTGGGTCCCCGCGTCACACTCGATGCCGAGCGCTGCATCAACTGCACGCGCTGCGTGCGCTTCACCGAGGAGATCAGCGAAACCCATCAGCTCACCATCGTCTCCCGCGGCGACAAGAATTACCCCATGACCGCACCGGGCGAGACCTTTGACGACCCCTATTCGCTGAATACGGTGGACCTCTGCCCGGTGGGCGCGCTCACCTCGTCGGATTTCCGTTTCAAGGCGCGCGTCTGGGAGATGAACCAGACCCCCAGCATCGACGTGACGGGCGGCAAGGGCACCAACGTGGACCTGTGGACCCGCGACAACCTGGTGCTGCGCGTCACTCCGCGCCAGAATGACCACGTCAACGACCACTGGATGCCCGACGAGGGACGCATGGCCTACCGCCGCTTCAACGAGAACCGGGTCTCCCGTCCCCTGATCAAGCTGGACGGTAAGAACCGCTCAAAGACCTCCTGGAACAATGCCCTTGCAACCTTTGCGGAGGTGCTGGAGGCGCACGATCCCTCCGAACTGGCCGTGATCGGCTCCCCCCACGCCTCGGTGGAGGAAAATTACGCCCTTTCCAAGTTTTTCGACCTGCTGGGGGCTCCCGCAGCCCGCTTCACCACCCACATTGAGGAGGGCCACGGCGACGATTTCCTGCTGACCGACGACCAGGCCCCCAACACCGAGGGCTGCCGCCTGCTGGGACTCGACGAAAGTCCCACCGAAGAGATCGCCTCCGCTGTACGCGGTGCCGGGGTGGCCGTCATCCTGGCCGACGATCTGCTGGAACGCGGGGTGCTGGCCGAAGAAGACCTGGACGGCACCTACGTCATCATGCTGGCCACCAACGATACCGCCCTGGCCGCGGCGGCCGACCTGGTAATACCCGTCACCTGCGTGGCTGAGCACGCCGCCAGCTATGTGAACCTGGACGGGCGCATCCAGCGCACCTACCCGGCCAAGGAGACCAAATATACCAACCGGCGCCTCAACCTGGAGATGTCGGAGGGCCGCCTGGACCGCCACGGCACCAACTTCGACAACTGGCGCACCGACGAGAACAAGGTGGACTGCCTGCCCGCCTGGGAGTTCCTGAACCGCCTGGCCGACCGCATTGGACTGGCCTTCGACCTGGCGCACTCCCGCGACATCATGGACGAGATTTCCGGGCACATCGCCGCCTTCCAGGGCGTCAGCTACGAACGCATGGACGCCGAGCAGGGCATCCCCCTCAAACAGCAAACCACCGAAGTCAACCAAGCCTAA
- the nuoF gene encoding NADH-quinone oxidoreductase subunit NuoF: MADDWRSYEPKLIPDIPDLHKIGVYEENGGYRALKAVMQDSDWSREKVTNEVKAANIRGRGGAGFNCGLKWSFMPDPDGGPRYLACNGDESEPGTFKDRKLFEFNPHLFLEGALIAAYAMQVSTIYVYIRGEYLDYGKIFEKAVAEAYSRGYLGEDILGSGEDIELHTVYGAGAYICGEETAMLESLEGKRGYPRVKPPFPAQKGLWGRPTTINNIETLANVPLVINNGADWYSSIGAEGHPGPVLYGISGHVNRPGVYELPTGVPVLDLINEVGGGVRGGKDLKAVIPGGASTPVLRADQLEGVSMDSESMREAGSLLGTAGMVVMDEDTDMVEVLWRIAHFFHHESCGQCTPCREGTGWLEKILIRIKEGEGEIKDLDLLLDLTTQMEGRTICALADAACWPVRHTITRFRDEFEARCKQSAHALA, from the coding sequence ATGGCTGACGACTGGAGATCTTACGAACCGAAGCTGATCCCCGACATACCCGACCTGCACAAGATCGGGGTCTACGAGGAGAACGGCGGATACCGGGCGCTGAAGGCCGTGATGCAAGACAGCGACTGGTCGCGCGAAAAGGTGACCAACGAGGTGAAGGCCGCCAATATCCGGGGGCGCGGCGGGGCCGGCTTCAACTGCGGACTCAAATGGAGCTTCATGCCCGATCCCGACGGGGGTCCCCGCTACCTGGCCTGCAACGGCGACGAGTCGGAGCCGGGCACTTTCAAGGACCGCAAGCTATTCGAGTTCAACCCCCACCTCTTCCTGGAGGGGGCCCTTATCGCCGCCTACGCCATGCAGGTGTCGACCATCTACGTCTACATCCGCGGGGAGTACCTCGACTACGGCAAGATTTTTGAAAAGGCGGTGGCCGAGGCCTACAGCCGCGGCTACCTGGGGGAGGACATCCTGGGCAGCGGCGAAGACATCGAACTGCACACCGTCTATGGGGCCGGCGCCTATATCTGCGGGGAGGAGACCGCCATGCTGGAATCCCTGGAGGGCAAGCGCGGCTATCCGCGCGTCAAGCCTCCCTTCCCCGCCCAGAAAGGTCTCTGGGGACGTCCCACCACCATCAACAATATCGAGACCCTGGCCAATGTGCCCCTGGTCATCAACAACGGGGCCGACTGGTACAGCTCCATCGGCGCCGAGGGCCATCCCGGACCCGTGCTCTACGGCATAAGCGGACATGTGAACCGCCCGGGGGTCTACGAGCTGCCCACTGGCGTGCCGGTCCTGGATCTTATCAACGAGGTGGGCGGCGGTGTGCGCGGCGGCAAAGACCTGAAAGCGGTAATTCCCGGAGGGGCCTCCACCCCGGTGCTGAGAGCCGACCAGCTGGAGGGCGTTTCCATGGATTCCGAATCCATGCGGGAGGCCGGCTCCCTGCTGGGGACAGCCGGCATGGTGGTCATGGACGAGGACACCGACATGGTGGAGGTGCTCTGGCGCATCGCCCACTTTTTCCACCACGAGAGCTGCGGGCAGTGCACCCCCTGCCGCGAAGGCACGGGATGGCTGGAGAAGATTTTGATTCGCATTAAAGAAGGCGAGGGGGAGATCAAAGACCTCGACCTGCTGCTCGACCTGACCACCCAGATGGAGGGCCGCACCATCTGCGCCCTGGCGGACGCCGCCTGCTGGCCGGTGCGCCATACCATCACGCGGTTCCGCGACGAATTCGAAGCCAGGTGCAAGCAATCGGCCCACGCCCTGGCCTAA
- a CDS encoding NAD(P)H-dependent oxidoreductase subunit E, with protein MAEQDLSFNGEEREEIEKITSRFPNNKAATLQVLWVAQRKFGHVKPEVQKLVARTLDLPEAHVHGVASFYTQYYKEETGRFVLDVCTCLSCQLCGGYEILHHLEDRLGISAGETTDDGMFTLQEVECLGACGYAPMLQVTNGPYVNKLTTEKVDRLLENLRNGQTPEFESMAMPHLEKRNQAAT; from the coding sequence ATGGCAGAACAGGATCTATCGTTTAACGGAGAAGAACGTGAGGAGATCGAGAAGATCACTTCACGCTTCCCCAACAACAAGGCGGCCACGCTGCAGGTGCTCTGGGTGGCCCAGCGCAAATTCGGGCACGTCAAGCCCGAGGTTCAGAAGCTTGTGGCCCGCACCCTGGACCTCCCCGAGGCCCACGTGCACGGGGTGGCCTCCTTCTACACGCAGTACTACAAGGAGGAGACCGGCCGCTTTGTGCTGGACGTCTGCACCTGCCTGAGCTGCCAGCTCTGCGGGGGCTACGAAATTCTGCACCACCTGGAGGACCGCCTCGGCATTTCGGCGGGCGAGACCACCGACGACGGCATGTTCACGCTGCAGGAGGTGGAGTGCCTGGGCGCCTGCGGATACGCACCCATGCTGCAGGTCACCAACGGGCCCTACGTGAACAAGCTGACCACCGAGAAGGTGGACCGCCTCCTTGAAAATCTGCGCAACGGGCAGACTCCCGAATTTGAATCGATGGCGATGCCCCATCTTGAGAAACGCAACCAAGCAGCGACCTGA
- the nuoD gene encoding NADH dehydrogenase (quinone) subunit D codes for MSDKELTKQVTPKFFREHQESLYQSLEDKHTTVEMLEDADPLSTKMVLNMGPQHPATHGVLRLILQLNGEIIEKAKLDIGYLHRGVEKIAENKTYQEFMPYTDRMDYLAPYSNNVALCTAVEKIADVEVPERAHYIRMIGCELARISSHLLWLGTLVMDAGAVSFFIWTFREREKLYDIFDQIGGHRFTISHARIGGVANDLTPDAVSMIKDFVDRFPDELRDWHGLLDRNRIFIDRNAEVGVLKTEDALASGATGPTLRASGYAYDIRDFEPYARYDNIDFEIPTRLEGDNLARYYVRMEEMQESIRIIRQCLDKMPKGPVRADNAKQAYPSKDEVYYSMEGMIHDFMMTDTGICPPDGTECYHAVEGPKGELGYYIQSDGTGHPWRLKINSPSFANLQVLEDLLDGEMVADTVVIIGGVDPVMGEADK; via the coding sequence ATGTCCGACAAGGAACTGACCAAGCAGGTAACGCCCAAGTTCTTCAGGGAGCACCAGGAATCGCTCTACCAGTCCCTGGAAGACAAGCACACCACTGTGGAGATGCTGGAGGACGCCGATCCCCTCAGCACCAAGATGGTTCTCAACATGGGTCCCCAGCACCCCGCCACCCACGGCGTGCTGCGCCTCATCCTGCAGCTTAACGGGGAGATCATCGAGAAGGCGAAACTGGACATCGGCTACCTCCACCGCGGCGTGGAGAAAATTGCCGAGAACAAGACCTACCAGGAGTTCATGCCCTACACCGACCGCATGGACTACCTCGCCCCCTACTCCAACAACGTGGCCCTCTGCACCGCCGTGGAGAAGATCGCCGACGTGGAGGTACCCGAACGCGCCCATTACATCCGCATGATCGGCTGCGAGCTGGCGCGCATCTCCTCCCACCTCCTCTGGCTGGGCACCCTGGTGATGGACGCCGGCGCAGTCTCCTTTTTTATCTGGACCTTCCGGGAGCGGGAGAAGCTCTACGACATTTTCGACCAGATCGGGGGACACCGCTTTACCATATCGCACGCGCGCATCGGCGGGGTGGCCAACGACCTTACCCCCGACGCCGTGTCTATGATCAAAGACTTTGTGGACCGCTTCCCCGACGAGCTTCGCGACTGGCACGGGCTGCTGGACCGCAACCGTATATTCATTGACCGCAACGCCGAGGTGGGTGTGCTGAAAACCGAGGACGCCCTCGCCTCCGGGGCTACCGGACCCACTCTGCGCGCCTCGGGCTACGCCTACGATATCCGCGACTTCGAGCCCTACGCCCGCTACGACAATATCGATTTCGAGATTCCCACCCGCCTGGAGGGCGACAACCTGGCGCGTTATTACGTGCGCATGGAGGAGATGCAGGAGAGCATCCGCATCATCCGACAGTGCCTGGACAAGATGCCCAAGGGACCCGTACGTGCCGACAACGCCAAGCAGGCCTATCCTTCCAAGGATGAGGTCTACTACTCCATGGAGGGCATGATCCACGATTTCATGATGACCGACACCGGCATATGTCCCCCGGACGGCACCGAATGCTACCACGCCGTCGAGGGACCCAAGGGCGAGCTGGGCTACTACATTCAGAGTGATGGCACGGGCCATCCCTGGAGACTCAAAATAAATTCCCCCTCCTTCGCCAACCTGCAGGTGCTCGAGGACCTGCTCGACGGGGAGATGGTGGCCGACACCGTGGTCATCATCGGGGGGGTCGACCCCGTCATGGGAGAAGCAGACAAATAG